Below is a window of Brassica napus cultivar Da-Ae chromosome A5, Da-Ae, whole genome shotgun sequence DNA.
ataaataaaatatagaagagGTGCGATTTACTGCGAGGAGCCGtctcaaattaattttagaccctgttcaaaaaaaaatattaatcgtACATTTTATcacgtaattttaaaatttaataattttgtcggatttgttttaaattataagtTCTAAATTTAgcattatatctaaaattttaaagtttcttaccataatttatctatatattttgaaaaatctttaaattttttatttttatattttggagcCCTGTTCAACCGTTCCATTTGCGCGTGCTGTTAGACGGCCCTGCTGTAAGCATAGGTGTATCATGAATGTTAAACGACTGAAAAAGGTCAACTAAcagttttgtttaaaattaataaaatcgtTGAAGGTTAGTTATTTAGTTATGGTTTTGTATACCAAATCCATACCATAAATTTCAACTCCCATCGAACTACTTCTTTCTTAGTTTGATCTTCACATTATTAGTTTCACTGGTTGATTATTGTCAATTTTAGGTGCTATTAATAGGTATTTTCTTTTGCGTCCAAATCTTCCATCTGTCACTTAATTATTAGGTTTATTCTATAGTCGCCGGTAAGTTTCATACTAAACACGGATCAGTTTATAGGGTTAGTCAAAAAGCTTTATGATATGTACAGAAATAttacatgtaatttttttttttttattacatggaATTTAACAATACAGATTACTAAAGAATAGCTATTATATGGGAATTGTAAACCAGGTTTGGTTCCTTTACACACATCATTTACAAATTCAAAACGACAGACTTGCAAGCCAGTTAAGTGGCAAGATATAGTTGTGTTGATTAAATTGCAAATTTGGTTATTTTGCTATTTGATTTGTGCTGCATCCATTTTCCATAGGCAAAAAATGCCCACCATTACTAGCAACAAATATTGCGATGTAAATATGGAATTTGCAACGAACATTCAAACGTATGAAAACAACTCCACAGTTCGGtatatttgtgtgtgttttaatttaaagtttGACACATACGAGAGTGAGAAGAACGTTACCTACATATCTTCCTTAATTACTTCTTTTGGTTTTGGACGAACCAATTTACATTGATTAGTGATTAGTGATTAGTCGTTAATTAGCCCCCGCCACAATATTAATTTCCGTGTTTATAAAGTAGCTATGTAAGTCAACAATAACTCTAAAACTTACTGGAGTAGTATATGTGACAACATAGATATTTCGTTTGCATTTACGTAGTCCCAAATTGTTACCGAGTCGAAGCGACAACTGCACATTGCATGGCGATTCTCAACTTAATCCATTgtcatatataataaaagaaaaaacatattaaaatgaatCTTTGAATTAGATGATCCTAGTAACAAATCAGTCCAGTGGGTGCACCAAATCAACTAAACCCGTTGCGAATTTTCATATCATTTTCTCCCTCCTGCTGACTCTAAACCTAATAGTAGTacaattttagtttaaatataataaaattttgtcaaAATGCTAACGAATTCACATAAAACTCTGTTGTTTCAGCTCTAATCTTTCCCGCTTAGTGTGTATATATACTACTCCTCTCCTTCCTCTAAACTCACACAACAGAGAGCTTCACAATACAGCCTTAATGGAGTCTTCCCAACGGTTCTCCTCTCTAGCCTTCATCGCACTTCTTGCCTACTTCGCTTTTCTCGCTTCAGCTGAACTTCACGTCCGTGAATTTGTGGTAGGCTCgcttctttgtattttttttttttgcattaacTAATGTTCTTGATTTAAGTTTAATCTCGTGTCTGTTCTCTCTTTGTGGATGACTTTAGATCCAACCAAAACCAGTGAAGAGGCTGTGCAGAACTCACGAAAGCATCACCGTGAATGGCCAGTTCCCTGGTCCAACGCTCGAGGTCAGGAACGGTGACTCTCTCGCAATCACCGTCATCAACAAAGCCCGTTACAACATTAGCATTCACTGGTAGTTAAATTGATCATATCAACAAACATATGTTCTCTTCTTGCTCTGTTTTTATACTCTATTTTGGTCTGTTTTTTGGGACAGGCACGGAATCAGACAGCTGCGTAATCCGTGGGCTGATGGTCCCGAGTACATAACACAATGTCCGATCCGTCCAGGACAAAGCTACACTTACAGGTTCACAATCGAAGACCAAGAAGGTACACTTTGGTGGCACGCTCATAGCCGCTGGCTAAGAGCCACCGTCTACGGCGCTCTCATCATTTACCCTCGTCTCGGTTCTCCTTATCCATTCCATATGCCCAAACGCGACATCCCAATTCTTCTCGGTAAGAGCTTACAACTTTCGGATCACTTCaaattgtattttcttttgtcaaaactAAAAATGTAAATCATGGGAACAGGGGAATGGTGGGATAGAAACCCAATGGACGTTCTGAGGCAAGCACAGTTTACAGGAGCAGCAGCTAATGTCTCTGACGCTTACACAATCAACGGCCAACCAGGTGATCTCTACCGCTGTTCTCGGTCCGAAACAGTTCGTTTCCCGATCTTCCCCGGTGAGACCGTCCAGCTCCGTGTCATCAACGCTGGATTGAACCAAGAGCTCTTCTTCTCAGTCGCCAACCACCAGCTCACAGTGGTTGAAACCGACTCCGCATATACAAAACCATTCACCACAAGTGTCATCATGATCGGTCCGGGCCAAACCACTAACGTCCTTCTCACCGCGAACCAGCGACCTGGCCGATACTACATGGCAGCTCGTGCCTACAACAGCGCAAACGCACCATTCGACAACACAACCACAACCGCTATCTTGGAGTACGTCAACGCTCCAACTCGACGTGGTCGCGGCCGCGGTCAGATCGCTCCGGTTTTCCCGGTTCTTCCTGGGTTCAACGACACTGCAACCGCAACCGCGTTCACGAACCGTCTGCGATACTGGAAACGAGCTCCAGTACCGCTTCAGGTCGACGAGAACCTCTTTTTCACCGTCGGTTTGGGACTAATCAACTGCTCCAACCCCAACAGTCCGCGTTGCCAAGGTCCTAACGGGACTCGCTTCGCAGCCAGCATAAACAACCAGTCATTCGTGCTACCACGAAGAAACTCCATCATGCAGGCTTATTACCAAGGCATGCCCGGTATCTTCACGACCGATTTCCCGCCCGTTCCACCGGTGCAATTCGATTACACCGGTAATGTTAGCCGTGGGCTATGGCAGCCCGTGAAGGGAACTAAAGCGTACAAGCTTAAGTACAAAGCAAATGTTCAGATTGTGTTACAAGACACGAGCATTGTCACGCCTGAGAATCATCCTATGCATTTACACGGGTACCAATTCTATGTTGTTGGGTCCGGTTTCGGAAATTTTAACCCAAGAACTGACCCGGCTCGGTTTAACCTGTTTGACCCACCGGAGAGGAACACCATTGGTACGCCTCCAGGTGGCTGGGTTGCAATCCGGTTCGTTGCTGACAATCCAGgtgattaaatttattaatcttGAATTAAGGAGTTAGTCcatattaaaaacgaattttgacaTAGTTTTGTTATAATAATGCAGGAGCATGGTTTATGCATTGTCACATTGATTCGCATTTGGGATGGGGTTTGGCTATGGTTTTCTTGGTTGAGAACGGACGAGGACAATTGCAATCTGTGCAGGCTCCACCGTTGGATCTTCCAAGATGCTAATAAAGTCTTCCACCGTTGGATAAGGATTTGTgggatttagttttattttttttattttaatcagaaAGGCTTTTGGGGTCTTTGAATCTGTGTTGTGGTTGAAACTTGTTCATCTTTTGGTTTCCATCTACTCTTTCTTGTTATTTTCCTCGTAATATAGTGTCATGATATAATCTGATTTAAAGATTATCAATGAAAAGCTTATGTTGCAATTTGATATAATCATCCTCTTCTAGCTTACTTTCCCAAATCTCATATGAAATTCTCTGTAGATTGCAACAACACACAATTTTAAGAAGAACATGAAGGAAAATAATAACACATATTTAAGATAGAATGATTACTTTTTTATGTGCACCAGTAATAGAGATAAAATCTTTCACATACAAAGGTGGAAGAGATTTTAAGTATTATTATACAATAGAGATTGGTCAGTTTATTTATCACTAATTGATTTTAGATTAAAAATACATCTAAGAACATTATATCAGACTCTGATAGTACAATCTGATCTTATCGATTCAGCtaaaaattagtatatcgatCTTTGCCCCGAAGCTGATGCTCAATAGCATGAAGTGTGTGAGAGACAATGTCTCTCATATATCAAAAAGTCACAAATGCATGTTCCATCATTGCTAATAGAGGCGAAATCACAAATGCAATTGCTTGACTTTAAGATATAAGCATCTCCTATCAACCTCCGGTAAAGCTCAAAGCCAATCCTGCCGCTGAGTTTTATGTTCTTGATTTGATATGATCGATCTtatctttcatgatcaaacacTTTTGTATATTCTTATTGAACATTAGATACAATCATTAGTTTTACATCGCAATCTGTGTCATACCCTGGAATCACTTTCCATGACTTGGATATTTAACATCACCCcagcagaacaaaaaaaaaacgaaaattatttttatttgttcattttttttaaatcggatgtaagaaaagaaaaacagttgGGTGGGGTGGGGTTCTCTCAAGTCTCAACTTACTCCATCTAACCCATCTTCGTTAACTCCGCTTAggcttttgttttataaaaaggaTACTACAAAACTTGTCTGTCTGAATGCGCTCACTGCTTCACCGTACACCTCGTTTGAAAGCTCATTGTCTTATCCTGCGCACCACCACGATGGCCACCTCCTACTCTTCTTCCTTGCTCCTCCCTCCTTCCGTATCTCTCAACAAGTCCCGAAACGGCTCCTCCCTCGGATTCTCCGTCAACCGATCTAGGGTTTCCACGAACGTCTCCGCTGGATCTCAGACCACTCTCAACGACTCTCTCTTCGCCGATTACAAACCCTCCTCTGCTTTTCTCTTTCCCGGTCAGGTAATGTATTATTCTACATTGAAAGGCTCCACCTTTACAGATTTATCTGGTTTCTAATTGTAATGCAAAGTCCTGACCAAAGAatgaatttttgaaataaataaataaatatatattagggaGCTCAAGCAATAGGGATGGGCAAAGAGGCTCAGAGTGTTGCCGCAGCTGCAGACTTGTATACCAAAGCTAACAACATCTTAGGGTATGTCTGTATGTCCCCTTTGCTTGCTTAGATACCTTTTGTTCATTTAGTAATGAttgaataaaacaatatttgggTGGGGGGCTTTCAGGTATGATCTTCTTGACATTTGTGTTAATGGACCAAAAGAGAAGCTTGATTCCACTGTCATTAGCCAGGTTCATCTTCTCCTAaatttcttttgactccttttatgtagcttttttttatttatgatgtTCATGTAATGTGTATGGTCTGCTCTTAATTGTTTTTCTCAGCCTGCTATTTATGTCACAAGTCTAGCAGCAGTTGAGTTGCTTCGTGTCCGTGAAGGCGGCGAGCAGATAATTAACTCCGTCGATGTCACTTGTGGTCTCAGCTTGGGAGAGTACACTGCTCTCGC
It encodes the following:
- the LOC106454895 gene encoding laccase-3, whose protein sequence is MESSQRFSSLAFIALLAYFAFLASAELHVREFVIQPKPVKRLCRTHESITVNGQFPGPTLEVRNGDSLAITVINKARYNISIHWHGIRQLRNPWADGPEYITQCPIRPGQSYTYRFTIEDQEGTLWWHAHSRWLRATVYGALIIYPRLGSPYPFHMPKRDIPILLGEWWDRNPMDVLRQAQFTGAAANVSDAYTINGQPGDLYRCSRSETVRFPIFPGETVQLRVINAGLNQELFFSVANHQLTVVETDSAYTKPFTTSVIMIGPGQTTNVLLTANQRPGRYYMAARAYNSANAPFDNTTTTAILEYVNAPTRRGRGRGQIAPVFPVLPGFNDTATATAFTNRLRYWKRAPVPLQVDENLFFTVGLGLINCSNPNSPRCQGPNGTRFAASINNQSFVLPRRNSIMQAYYQGMPGIFTTDFPPVPPVQFDYTGNVSRGLWQPVKGTKAYKLKYKANVQIVLQDTSIVTPENHPMHLHGYQFYVVGSGFGNFNPRTDPARFNLFDPPERNTIGTPPGGWVAIRFVADNPGAWFMHCHIDSHLGWGLAMVFLVENGRGQLQSVQAPPLDLPRC